In a genomic window of Piliocolobus tephrosceles isolate RC106 chromosome 1, ASM277652v3, whole genome shotgun sequence:
- the SELENBP1 gene encoding methanethiol oxidase isoform X1 codes for MRLDWGPRPAALLWPTGMYAAGCGEGAFTLQSVAQPMCPIASTATKCGNCGPGYSTPLEAMKGPREEIVYLPCIYRNTGTEAPDYLATVDVDPKSPQYCQVIHRLSMPNLKDELHHSGWNTCSSCFSDSTKSRTKLVLPSFISSRIYVVDVGSEPRAPKLHKVIEPKDIHAKCELAFLHTSHCLASGEVMISSLGDLKGNGKGGFVLLDGETFEVKGTWERPGGAAPLGYDFWYQPRHNVMISTEWAAPNVLRDGFNPADVEAGLYGSHLHVWDWQRHEIVQTLSLKDGLIPLEIRFLHNPDAAQGFVGCALSSTIQRFYKNEGGTWSVEKVIQVPPKKVKGWLLPEMPGLITDILLSLDDRFLYFSNWLHGDLRQYDISDPQRPRLTGQLFLGGSIVKGGPVQVLEDQELKSQPEPLVVKGKRVAGGPQMIQLSLDGKRLYVTTSLYSAWDKQFYPDLIREGSVMLQVDVDTVKGGLKLNPNFLVDFGKEPLGPALAHELRYPGGDCSSDIWI; via the exons ATGAGGCTGGATTGGGGACCTAGGCCAGCCGCACTGCTGTGGCCCACTGGGATGTATGCTGCAGGATGTGGGGAGGGAGCCTTCACCCTCCAGAGCGTGGCCCAGCCAATGTGCCCCATTGCTTCCACAGCTACAAAATGTGGGAATTGTGGACCCGGCTACTCCACCCCTCTGGAGGCCATGAAAG GACCCAGAGAAGAGATCGTCTACCTGCCCTGCATTTACCGAAACACCGGCACTGAGGCCCCAGATTACCTGGCCACTGTGGATGTTGACCCCAAGTCTCCCCAGTATTGCCAG GTCATCCACCGGCTGTCCATGCCCAACCTGAAGGATGAGCTGCATCACTCAGGATGGAACACCTGCAGCAGCTGCTTCAGTGATAGCACCAAGTCGCGCACGAAGCTGGTGCTGCCCAGTTTCATCTCCTCTCGCATCTATGTGGTGGACGTGGGCTCTGAGCCCCGGGCCCCAAAGCTGCACAAG GTCATTGAGCCCAAGGACATCCATGCCAAGTGTGAACTGGCCTTTCTCCACACCAGCCACTGCCTGGCCAGCGGGGAGGTGATGATCAGCTCCCTGGGAGACCTCAAGGGCAATGGCAAAG GGGGTTTTGTGCTGCTGGATGGGGAGACATTCGAGGTGAAGGGGACATGGGAGCGACCTGGGGGCGCTGCGCCATTGGGCTATGACTTCTGGTACCAGCCTCGACACAATGTCATGATCAGCACTGAGTGGGCAGCTCCCAATGTCTTACGAGATGGCTTCAACCCCGCTGATGTGGAGGCTG GGCTGTACGGGAGCCACTTACATGTATGGGACTGGCAGCGCCATGAGATCGtgcagaccctgtctctaaaagatgGGCTTATTCCATTGGAGATCCGCTTCCTGCACAACCCAGATGCTGCCCAAGGCTTTGTGGGCTGCGCACTCAGCTCCACCATCCAGCGCTTCTACAAGAACGAG GGAGGTACTTGGTCAGTGGAGAAGGTGATCCAGGTGCCCCCCAAGAAAGTGAAGGGCTGGCTGCTGCCCGAAATGCCAG gcctgaTCACCGACATCCTGCTGTCCCTGGATGACCGCTTCCTCTACTTCAGCAACTGGCTCCACGGGGACCTGAGGCAGTATGACATCTCTGACCCACAGAGGCCCCGCCTCACAGGACAG CTCTTCCTCGGGGGCAGCATTGTTAAGGGAGGCCCTGTGCAAGTGCTGGAGGACCAGGAACTAAAGTCCCAGCCAGAGCCCCTGGTGGTCAAG GGAAAACGGGTGGCTGGAGGCCCTCAGATGATCCAGCTCAGCCTGGACGGGAAGCGCCTCTACGTGACCACATCACTGTACAGCGCCTGGGATAAGCAGTTTTACCCTGATCTCATCAG GGAAGGCTCTGTGATGCTGCAGGTTGATGTAGACACAGTAAAAGGAGGGCTGAAGTTGAACCCCAACTTCCTGGTGGACTTCGGAAAGGAGCCTCTAGGCCCAGCCCTCGCCCATGAACTCCGCTACCCTGGGGGCGATTGTAGCTCTGACATTTGGATTTGA
- the SELENBP1 gene encoding methanethiol oxidase isoform X2, which produces MATKCGNCGPGYSTPLEAMKGPREEIVYLPCIYRNTGTEAPDYLATVDVDPKSPQYCQVIHRLSMPNLKDELHHSGWNTCSSCFSDSTKSRTKLVLPSFISSRIYVVDVGSEPRAPKLHKVIEPKDIHAKCELAFLHTSHCLASGEVMISSLGDLKGNGKGGFVLLDGETFEVKGTWERPGGAAPLGYDFWYQPRHNVMISTEWAAPNVLRDGFNPADVEAGLYGSHLHVWDWQRHEIVQTLSLKDGLIPLEIRFLHNPDAAQGFVGCALSSTIQRFYKNEGGTWSVEKVIQVPPKKVKGWLLPEMPGLITDILLSLDDRFLYFSNWLHGDLRQYDISDPQRPRLTGQLFLGGSIVKGGPVQVLEDQELKSQPEPLVVKGKRVAGGPQMIQLSLDGKRLYVTTSLYSAWDKQFYPDLIREGSVMLQVDVDTVKGGLKLNPNFLVDFGKEPLGPALAHELRYPGGDCSSDIWI; this is translated from the exons ATGG CTACAAAATGTGGGAATTGTGGACCCGGCTACTCCACCCCTCTGGAGGCCATGAAAG GACCCAGAGAAGAGATCGTCTACCTGCCCTGCATTTACCGAAACACCGGCACTGAGGCCCCAGATTACCTGGCCACTGTGGATGTTGACCCCAAGTCTCCCCAGTATTGCCAG GTCATCCACCGGCTGTCCATGCCCAACCTGAAGGATGAGCTGCATCACTCAGGATGGAACACCTGCAGCAGCTGCTTCAGTGATAGCACCAAGTCGCGCACGAAGCTGGTGCTGCCCAGTTTCATCTCCTCTCGCATCTATGTGGTGGACGTGGGCTCTGAGCCCCGGGCCCCAAAGCTGCACAAG GTCATTGAGCCCAAGGACATCCATGCCAAGTGTGAACTGGCCTTTCTCCACACCAGCCACTGCCTGGCCAGCGGGGAGGTGATGATCAGCTCCCTGGGAGACCTCAAGGGCAATGGCAAAG GGGGTTTTGTGCTGCTGGATGGGGAGACATTCGAGGTGAAGGGGACATGGGAGCGACCTGGGGGCGCTGCGCCATTGGGCTATGACTTCTGGTACCAGCCTCGACACAATGTCATGATCAGCACTGAGTGGGCAGCTCCCAATGTCTTACGAGATGGCTTCAACCCCGCTGATGTGGAGGCTG GGCTGTACGGGAGCCACTTACATGTATGGGACTGGCAGCGCCATGAGATCGtgcagaccctgtctctaaaagatgGGCTTATTCCATTGGAGATCCGCTTCCTGCACAACCCAGATGCTGCCCAAGGCTTTGTGGGCTGCGCACTCAGCTCCACCATCCAGCGCTTCTACAAGAACGAG GGAGGTACTTGGTCAGTGGAGAAGGTGATCCAGGTGCCCCCCAAGAAAGTGAAGGGCTGGCTGCTGCCCGAAATGCCAG gcctgaTCACCGACATCCTGCTGTCCCTGGATGACCGCTTCCTCTACTTCAGCAACTGGCTCCACGGGGACCTGAGGCAGTATGACATCTCTGACCCACAGAGGCCCCGCCTCACAGGACAG CTCTTCCTCGGGGGCAGCATTGTTAAGGGAGGCCCTGTGCAAGTGCTGGAGGACCAGGAACTAAAGTCCCAGCCAGAGCCCCTGGTGGTCAAG GGAAAACGGGTGGCTGGAGGCCCTCAGATGATCCAGCTCAGCCTGGACGGGAAGCGCCTCTACGTGACCACATCACTGTACAGCGCCTGGGATAAGCAGTTTTACCCTGATCTCATCAG GGAAGGCTCTGTGATGCTGCAGGTTGATGTAGACACAGTAAAAGGAGGGCTGAAGTTGAACCCCAACTTCCTGGTGGACTTCGGAAAGGAGCCTCTAGGCCCAGCCCTCGCCCATGAACTCCGCTACCCTGGGGGCGATTGTAGCTCTGACATTTGGATTTGA